CTTCAAAAGCGGGTTTCACCGGCCTGCCGATCCAGGCATAAGGCTGCCCGACACCCAGGGCGAAAGCGATTGTAGAAGCCAGGTCATAAGTGTAGACCTGCTGCGCAACCTCGTAACCCTTTTTTACACCTTTGCCATAAAAAACACCGGTTATCTCGGCTTCCTGTGGCGTAGCACCCCCATGCCCGTATCCCATTCCGCCGTGATCGGCCCAGAGAATCACGAGCGTTTTGTCCATGATCCCAGCTTCTTCAATACTCGCAAGAATTTTCCCCACCAGCGAATCCGCTTTGACAACGGACTGATAATATTCCGCTGAACCGTGCCCGCCGTGGTGGCCCGCATGGTCTACGTGGTCGAGGTGAACGAAACCCAGTGTTGGCTTTTTTGTTTTAATATATTTGATAAAGTCCGCGGTGGTAGAATCTTCGGTAGAGAAATGTTTGTCGTAGCTGACCGCATTCTTTTGAAATAGTCTTCCAAATCCGCCCCAGTGATAAACGGTACCAATTTCGGCTTCGGGGCGGGCTTTATGCAACACACTGAAAATCGTCGGAAAACGACCGTCGGCCTCATTGACGATCGGAGGCAGTGTGTGATCGTCCATTTCCCAATCATTATCGATAATTCCGTGCTGCTCGGGCCCGGCACCCATGATCATCGACGCCCAGTTCTGGCTGCTCGCGGTGGTCAGAACAGTACGCACATTCCATTTCACACTTCCCCCGGCGATCATTTTATCGATGAAGGGCGTTTCCGCTTTTTTAATACCATCGGGACTTAACCCATCGACGCCGATCACAATTACGTGCTCGATGCCTGCTGGTAATTCGCTGGCACTTTCAAAAGAAACCAATGCGAGAGAACAGGCAAAAACAGGGAGCAAAACCCGGAACGGATTTTTCATATCAAAAGGGTTTAGGAATAGTAGTAAGCGGATATATTAATCAAGAGGCGAATAAGTCCCTCCAATCACTTCGTCGCAAAGACCGAAAGAAAGTGTCATTCCGTTGCCGCCGAGGCCGTTGATGATAGTAACACCATTTTCAGGCTTGATCACGATTTCGGTTTTTCCGTTCGTCAGCTTGGGATATATCCCGTGCCAGGTCTGAAAAATTTTCGGCGATTTGAACCTGGCAAAAGTAGCCAGGTAATCCAGGATCATGGTATTGATAAATTCCCGGTCAAAAGGATCAAAAGTAAGTGCGTACTCGTGGGAATCGCCAACCGTGATCTCCCCTAACCCATTTTGTGAGGCCATGACATGGATTCCCCATTTCAATTGCTCGGCATATTCGCTTTCGTACCGGGCTTTCAATCCCGGCAGCGACGCAGCTGCTTTGAAACCGTGGTAATGTATGAGCGACAAACCGCCGCACAATGCCGGCCCGATCCGCCAGTTCTCTGGCTGGGCTTCCAGTCGCAGCATTTGCAGCTTGCATTTGGTGAGCGGGGCAGCGCTGAAATGCTCGGGATAAAGCGTTTCAAAATCCTGTCCGCTGCAAACAAAAATCTCATCGGCCGACCAGCTTTTTGCTCCCGAGACAGCATTTGGAAAATTGATTTCCGAAATAGCCGTATTCCAGATAAAGGTAACACCGAGCGTTTCTTCCAGATAACCAGGTATCGCTGCGATCGCTTCCCGTGGGTCGACGATCATTTCGTCTTCTGAATAAAGAGAACCCAGCAAGCCGGTCCCATTGACAGCAGGCGATTTTTCCAGCGTGTCCGCTGCGTTCAGAAAGCTTACCGGCCTGTACGAACTCACTTCAACAAATTGCTGAATCACTTCTTTTTCGTCGTTGGAATAAGCCATATGCAGGCTTCCCGCCTCCTGCGACCAGCATTTTGCGCCAGCAAGGACCTCTTTCCAAATGCTTTTGGCATGCAGCGCTCTTTCGTAAAGCTCTCCCTCGGGCTGACCTATCGGCCATACCATTCCAAAGTTTCGGATGGAAGCGCCGACAGCTTTCGAAGATCTCTCAATTATAGTTACCCGATAACCTCTGACAGCCAGTGCACGCGCGGTAGCAAGCCCAACAATGCCAGCCCCGATTACAATTGCAGATTTGCTCATTTGAATAAACTAACTGATTTACAACTGGCTACACTAAACTGTGACTTGGAGAAACGATTTTGACAACATCGGCAATATCGTCGATAATATGGGTTGCCTTATAAGGAAGTAATGCTTCCCGCGTGAATGCACCGGTAGTGACGCCGATCACGTATTTACAACCGGCATTGATGCCTTCATTAATATCCACTTCTGTATCACCTACTTTTGCAACGCAATCCGGCGAACTGATTTGCAATTCTGCGATTATTTTATTGATCATGTCCGGATAAGGCCGCCCGTGGGGTACTTCATCACTGGCTACCAGGGTATCGATCTTATCTTCCCAGCCCAGTCTGCCGACGATCACATTGGCTATATCTCTTGAAAA
This Dyadobacter sp. UC 10 DNA region includes the following protein-coding sequences:
- a CDS encoding alkaline phosphatase family protein, coding for MKNPFRVLLPVFACSLALVSFESASELPAGIEHVIVIGVDGLSPDGIKKAETPFIDKMIAGGSVKWNVRTVLTTASSQNWASMIMGAGPEQHGIIDNDWEMDDHTLPPIVNEADGRFPTIFSVLHKARPEAEIGTVYHWGGFGRLFQKNAVSYDKHFSTEDSTTADFIKYIKTKKPTLGFVHLDHVDHAGHHGGHGSAEYYQSVVKADSLVGKILASIEEAGIMDKTLVILWADHGGMGYGHGGATPQEAEITGVFYGKGVKKGYEVAQQVYTYDLASTIAFALGVGQPYAWIGRPVKPAFEGLKEPENLWLGEKAVQMPVIYPDRNLYAQAGGLYIDKKPLVKIETKAKNGVTRYTTDGSEPNQSSPVFEKEFVLDRTTVVKARSFDEKGNPSQRTTAYFRVVDSKTGNGLTATFYPGKDLKKLPDFTKLQKGRSWVTVEFNMDKGQVSKLFTAGNESFAMRFEGFIQIDKPGKYTFSTQSDDGSKLFIDNKEVVDNDGNHAVQEKSGSVELKAGKHPIRIDYYNNGGGFWLDAFYKGPGLTKQLIPADKLFIK
- a CDS encoding TIGR03364 family FAD-dependent oxidoreductase, which codes for MSKSAIVIGAGIVGLATARALAVRGYRVTIIERSSKAVGASIRNFGMVWPIGQPEGELYERALHAKSIWKEVLAGAKCWSQEAGSLHMAYSNDEKEVIQQFVEVSSYRPVSFLNAADTLEKSPAVNGTGLLGSLYSEDEMIVDPREAIAAIPGYLEETLGVTFIWNTAISEINFPNAVSGAKSWSADEIFVCSGQDFETLYPEHFSAAPLTKCKLQMLRLEAQPENWRIGPALCGGLSLIHYHGFKAAASLPGLKARYESEYAEQLKWGIHVMASQNGLGEITVGDSHEYALTFDPFDREFINTMILDYLATFARFKSPKIFQTWHGIYPKLTNGKTEIVIKPENGVTIINGLGGNGMTLSFGLCDEVIGGTYSPLD